The following nucleotide sequence is from bacterium.
TCGAGTCCCAGAGGGGATCGAGGTAGTCGTAGATGCCGTCGTAGAAGCCCCACCACGCGAAGCGGAACTTGAAGTCGTCGGGCGCGACCCACGACAGGCCCTGCACGTCGCCCATCCAGTTGAGGTACGGCGTGAGCTTGGCGTCGAACTCGGGATTGTAGAAGTTCCGGTGCTGGGCCAGCGTACCGGCGCTGTACTTGGGCGGGCAGGTGCGCGGATCGTTCTGGAAGAGGACCGGGCCGCGCTTGCCGTTCACCGTCGTGTAGACGGGCTGGCAACCCTTGCGCTCCGAGTTCTCGGTGAGGATGCCGAGCTGCGAGTAGGCGCGGACGCGGACGTCGAAGTTGCGGCCGGCGTCTAGAAAGTACGCTCTAGATTCAGCAGGGAAGAGCGTTCCGAGAAGCGTTCCGACGACGCAGCCGAGGAGCACCCGGGCCCATGTCCGCATGGCGGGCGCTATCGGGAAATCCCAAGCAAATGTCAAGGATTTGCAGGATCACGATTCAACGCCGCAGCGTGTCGACGAGCGTCGCCTTGAGGTGCGCCAGCAGCTCGGCGGAGTGCTCCGGCGGCTCGTTGCGCAGAAACCCCTGCACCAGGATGCCGTGCAGCGCGCTCATCACCAGCCCGGCGTCGAGCTGCGGCGTGACGCCGGCGCGGAACACGCCCTTCTGGCGCCCGCTCTCGATGATGTCCGCCATCAGGTTCACGTAGACGCGCTGCAGCTCGCTCATGTGCCCGACGAGATCGTCGGGATGCTTCTCGTCGCGCAGGATGAGGCTCAGAAAGAACTTCACCGAGTAGAGGTTCCGCGAGACGAAGGCGTAGTACTCGTCGATCAGCCGTTTGATCTGATCGACCTCGGACAGCCCCTCCAGCTCGTCGACGACGTTGATGAAGTACGGCTCGAGGGTGCGCTGCACGGCGGTGCGGAAGAGCGTCTCCTTGTTCTCGAAGTGCCAGAAGATCAGCGCCTTCGAGACCTCGGCCTCCTTCGCCACCTGGGACAGCGAGGTGTTGGCGTAGCCCTGCGAGGAGAACAGCCGCTTCGCGGTCTCGAGGATCTTCTCGCGGGCGTCCATGCTCCCCGGAATTGGGCCGGGACGCACCGTGTCGTCAAGCGCTGCATGATTGACCCCCGTCAGCACGCGGCCCTAGAATCCCCGCCGATGGACGACTCCAAGGACCGCCTCGGTAAGAAGCTCCAGGAGCGCGAGAAGGCTGCGGAAGACAGCTGGATCGCGGAGCAGGAGAAGGCGAAGCTCGAGAAGCTGCGCCGGGAGCAGGCGGCCTCGTCCCATCCGGCCATCTGCCCGAAGTGCGCGGCCCCGCTGCGCTGGGTGCGCCACCACGGCGTGTGCGTCGACGAGTGCCCCAACGGCCACGGCGTATGGATCGCGACCGAGGAGATCGAGACGTTGGCGCAGCGCGAGCGCGACGGCTGGGTCGGCCGCTACTTCTTCCAGCCGAAGCTCGTCACCGACTGAGCCCGGCCCCGTGTTCACGGGCATCATCCAGTCGACCGGCCGCATCGAGCGGATCGCGAAGCAGGGCACCGGGCTGCGCCTGACCCTGCGGCCCGACCGCGCGATGCCGCGCCTGGCCCTCGGCGAGAGCGTCGCCGTCTCGGGCGCCTGCCTGACGGTGACGAGCGGCACCGGACGCCGCTTCACCGTCGATGTCTCCCCCGAGACGCTGCGCCGCACGACGCTCGGCACCGCCATCCGGGGGCGGCGCGTCAATCTCGAGCGCGCGCTGCGTCTCGGCGACCGCATGGGCGGCCACGTCGTCCAGGGCCACGTCGACGCCGTCGGCCGGGTCGACGCCATCACCCCCGACGGCGACTGGGTGCTCTACCGCTTCAAGGCCCCGCGCGGCGTCGCGCCCTATCTCGTCGAGAAGGGCTCGATCGCGATCGACGGCGTCAGCCTCACCGTCTTCGCCTGCCAGGGCGGCACGTTCACCGTGGCCCTGATCCCGCACACGCTGAAGGCGACGACGCTGATCGACCGCGTCCCCGGCGACGCGGTCAACCTCGAGGCCGACATCCTGCTGAAGCAGATCGCGGCCATGCTGAAGTCGCGGCTGCTGCCGGGCACGCGCGCGCCGGTGCAGGCCGCACCGGCCAGGGCACGCGCCCGATCGCGACGCACTCCCGCCCGCCGCTCGGCGCGCTGAGCCTCAGGCGGAGCCGGCCGGCGGAATCCCGGCCAGGTGGGGCAGCAGCACCGAGGCCGGATCGACCTCCGACCCGAGCTGCTTGCCGACGCCCGAGAGGATGCCCATCACCCGGCCCACGAGGAGGATGTCGCCGGGGATCTGCACCAGCGGATTGCGCTTCAGCGCGTCCGGCACCTCGTCGTTGAACTTGGCGACGATCTCCGCGTCGGCGTAGGCGCGCCCGTTGCGCAGCGCGAAGCCGAGGAACGCCTCGCCCAGCACGGCGAGGCTCTCGTCGGACTCGTCGCGGGTGCGGAAGCCGAGGCCGCGGAAGGCCGCCGCGATCGCCGCCGCGTCGCCGGACACGATCGCGAACGTCAGCCGCAGGATGCCCTCGCGGAAGTCCGGCGGCAGCGACTTGGCGAGGCCGAAGTCGAGCAGCACGAGGCGCGGCCCCGGCTGGACGAGGATGTTCCCCGGATGCGGATCGCCGTGGAAGAAGCCGTGGGTGAGGATCATCTCGGCGAACAGCTCGGAGAGCCGCCGCGCGACGTCCCTCGGGTCGACGCCCATGCGCTCCAGCGCGGCGAGGTCGGTGCAACGGACGCCCGCGGCGAACTCGGTGACGAGGACGCGCCGCGACGACAGCTCGCGCACCACCCGCGGCACCATGACGTCGTCGCGACCGGCGAGGCATGCGGCCATGCGCTCGGCGTTCTCGGCCTCGTGCAGGAAGTCGAGCTCCAGCGGCACGAGCTTCGTCACCTCGTCGACCAGCACGCGGAAGTCGAAGCGCGGCTCGAGGCGCGCGAGGAGGCCGACGAGGAGCGCGAAGTTGCCGATGTCGTCGCGCACCACGTCGGCGATCTCGGGGTACTGGATCTTCACCGCGACCTCGCGGCCGTCGTGCAGGCGCGCGCGGTGCACCTGGGCCAGCGACGCCGAGGCCAGCGGTCGCTCGTCGAAGCGCGCGAACGCCGTGTCGACCGAGCGGCCGAGAGCGGCCTCGAGGTGCGGCCGCAGGCGCGCCAGCGGCCGCGGCGGTACGCGGTCCTGGAGCCGCGAGAGGACGGTGACGAACTGGTCGGGCAGGATGTCGGCGCGCGAGCCGAGGAACTGACAGACCTTGATCGGCAAACCCTGGAGGCGGATGGCGAGGTCGTACGCCGCCTCGGCGCTCCACTGATGATGGCGGTGCAGGGCTTCGTCGGGCTCGCCGACGCCGAGCCGGTAGCGCAGCTGGACGCCCTTGTAGCCGGCGTACACGCGCGCCACGAGCGCGGCCTGGGCGGCGAAGCGTCGCGGGCGTCCCGAGATCATCGGCGCAGTCTGTGGGCACGGCCGTCCGGACGCAACGCCGGCTTGCGGGCGCGCGGGCCGAGCGGCTATCGAGCCCCCCGGATGGACGCCATCGGGGACCCGAGCGACGCCGACGCCATCCGCGTGGGCGCACGGGTGATCACGCTCCAGCGCCCCGGCATCTTCACCGTCGTCGCGCGCGCGGGGCGCATCTGCGAGATCGCCGGCGCGGACGGGACGCGGCTGCGCCTGCTCGACGTGGCGCTGCGTACGGTCGTCGACCCCGACACCGACCCGCCGGCCTGAGCGTCATGCGGCGTCGTGGAAGATGACGCCGAGCGCGAAGCGCACGCCGCTGCGCACCTCGCCGACGCCGTGCCGCACGCTCACGCGGTACGTGCCGCGGGTGCCCTGCACCGGGCGGTGCTGGTTCGGGAAGACCACGGCCTGCCCGCGTCCGAGCGGCACCACGCGCGCGATCGACTGGGCGCGCGGCCGCTGCTCGACGAGCAGGAACTCGCCGCCGCTGAAGTCCGCGCCGGGACGCGACAGGAGGATCGTCGCCTGGAGCGGGAAGGCGACCTCGCCGTAGCGGTCCTGATGGAGACAGTTGTAGCCGCCGGCGGCGTAGCGCAGCAGGAGCGGCGTCGGCCGGCGCTGCCCCGCCGCCGCGCAGCGGGCGAGGAAGCGGTCCAGCGTCGGCGGCAGGTCGGCGTCGCCGCAGGCGCGCGCCAGGAGCGGATACAGCCCGGCGCGCAGCGCGGCGACGAGCGGCGGCAGCGGCGCCGCGAAGTAGCGATACGTGCCCTCGCCGAAGCGGAAGCGGGCCATGTCGACCGTGCGGCGGAAGCGCGCGTCGTCGTTCCACGTGCGCACGAGCGCGTCGCACTCCGCGGCGGCCAGCAGCGGCGGCGTCAGCGCCCAGCCCTGGACCGCCAGATCGCGCGCCAGCGCCGCCGGATCGATCCGCGCGACCCGGCGCGCGACGGCGTCGGCGGCGCTCATGCGTCGCTCGGCCGGCAGGCGCGGCACGGCCGGTAGCCGACCTCGCCCGCGTCGGCGACGCTCGCGAACGTCACCCGCCGGTCGCCGCGCACGCGCGCCAGGTCGGGACAGCCGACGCGGCAGACGATCCGCGTCGTGGTGCAGCCCTCGAGCGCCGGTGTGCGCCGCTCGAGCGCGAGCAGCGCGGCCTTGAGCGACGGCCCGGCGCCGAGCGAGTAGCCGCCGAGCCCGCCGTCGCTGCGCAGGACGCGGTGACAGGGGACGAGGAGCGGCACCGGGTTGCGGCCGAGCGCCGTGCCGACGGCACGCACCGCCCGCGGCGCCCCCGCGCACGCCGCGATCCAGGCGTAGGGCCGCGTCTCGCCGAACGGGATCGCCGCCGCCGCGTCGAGCACGCGGCGCTGGAACGGCGCCACCGCCGACAGGTCGACGGGCACCGAGAACCAGCTCCGCGTCCCCGCGAGGTAGGCGGCCAGCTCGTCGCGCGCCCGCTCGACGTGGCGGCGCGCGGCGCGATCGACGGGCGTGACCTGGACGCCCGGCTGCACGGCGGTCACGCCCGCCGCGCTCGCCGTCACCGCGACCTCGCCCAGCAGGCGATCGACGGCGGCGCGCTCGTCGCGCAGGCGGGCGAGCGCGCGCCGGGCGAGATCGGGCGGCGGGGTCGTGGGCGCGAAGTGCGCCCGCAGCAGATCATCCACGGCGTCGGACGGATGCATGACGGTCCTCCTCGCCGAGCGCCGCGTGCAGGATGCGCTTCCCGCGCGCGAGCTGGCTCTTCACGGTATTGACGGAGATGCCGCGCACCCGCGCGAGCTCGGCGTGCGACAGCCCGTCGACGTAGCGCAGGGCGAGCAGCACGCGCGCCTCGCGCGGCACGCGGGCGAGCGCCCGATCGACGTCGAGCGCGCCGGCGTCGGCCGCCGCCGCGACGCCACCCGCCGGGAGCGCGGCGGCGGTCCGCGCCGTACGCGCGGCGCGGCGCAGCTCGTCGATGCAGACGTTGGCGAGGATGCGGTACAGCCACGTCGACACCGCCCATTCGGGCCGGTACGAGCCCGCCGCGGTCCAGCAGCGCACCAGCGCCAGCTGCACGGCGTCCTCGGCGTCGGCCGCGGTGGGGAGCAGACGCCGGGCCACGACGTGCAGCCGGGGCGTGTAGCGCTCCGCCAGGGCGGCGAAGGCGCCGGCGTCGCCGCCCGCGATCCGTTGCATGAGGGCGCGCTCCTCGTCTGCCGCCGGTTCGGTGGCTCGCATGATCGGTCGGATGTACGTCCGCCGGCGTCCGGAGGGGTGGAACGGGGATCAGGCCGGCAGAAACGGGATCGCTTCGGGCGGCGGCGGCGTCCCGGCGACCAGCGCGGCGACGGTCTCGGCCGCGATCGGGGCGAGGAGGATGCCGTTGCGGTAGTGCCCGCTCGCCACGATCAGGTTCTCCAGCGACGGCTCGCGGCCGACGAGCGGTCCACCCGCGGGCGCGCAGGGCCGGATGCCGGCCCACAGCCGCCGGATCGGCCAGCCCGCCGCCTCGGGTACGATCCGCGCGAGGTCGGCGAGCAGCGTCGCGACGCCGGTGGCGGTGACCGCGCGCGCGAAGCCCTGCGGCTCGACGGTGCCGCCGCACCACGCCTCGTCGGGCGGCTGCGGCGTGAGGCAGCCGTCGGCGTGCATGACGACGTGGCGCAGCGCCGCGGGCGGCATCGCCAGCGCGAGCATCTGCCCCGGCACCGGCACGACGCCGACGTCGGGTGCGAGACCGGCGATGCGCGGCGTCCACGCGCCGGCGGCCAGCACCACCGTCCCGGGCGCGACCCAGGTGTCGGTGATGCGTACCCGCGCGACACGGTCGCCCGCCCGCACCGCCGCGTGCACCTCGCCGCCGGGGACGAGCACCGCCCCCCGCTTCCAGGCCGCGGCTGCGAGCGCCGCGACCAGGCGGCCGCTGTGCACCGTGGCGTCGCCGGCGAAGCGGGCGGCGCCGAGCGCGGCGGGCGTCACCCGCGGCTCCGCGGCGCGCAGCGCCGCGGCGATCGAGCCACTCGGCCGCGAAGCCGGCGGCGGCCTGGCGCGACGCCATCGCGCGCAGCGCCGTCGCTTCGAGCGCCGCGCACGCCAGCTGGAGGACGCCGCAGACGCGGAACGCGACGTCGATGCCGGTGTCCGCCTCGAGCGACGCCGCCAGCGCGTCGAGGCGCGCGCGGCTGGCACGGCGCAGGGCGAGACGCGGCCCGTCGTCGTCGCCGCTCGCCGCCGCGAGCACGCCCGCGGCGGCGCCGGACGCCTCGCTGCCGATCGCGCCGCGCTCGGCGAGCAGCACCGACGCCCCCTGCCCCGCCAGGGCGTGCGCGACGGCGCAGCCGATCACGCCGCCGCCGACGACGAGCACGTCGGGCGCCGCGGGCAGGGTCACGGCCGCAGCGCGCTCTCGAGGTGGGGCAGCAGCTCGAGCACGTCGGCGACGACGGTCACGTCGGCCGCCTTGCGAATGGGCGCCTTCGGGCTCTTGTTGACGCCGACGATGGTGCCGGCACGACGCAGCCCGACCATGTGCTCGAGCGTGCCGCCGACGCCGAGCCCGACGTAGAGGCGCGGCGCGACGGCGCGGCCGGTGAGCCCGATCTGGAGCTGGCGCGGCAGCCAGCCGGCGTCGGTGACCTCGCGCGTCGCGGCGACCGCACCGCCGATGCGCGCGGCCAGCGCGCAGATCGCCGGCAGCGCCGTCGGTCCGCCGACGCCCTTGCCGACGCCGAGCACGATCGGCGCCTCGTCGAGATCGGCGTCCGTGCCCGCCGGCAGCGGCGTCGACGCGGCGACGCGGACGCGCGACGCCGGCGTGCCGGCGTCGAGCCGCACGATCTCGGCGCGCCGCGACGGATCGGGCCCCGCCGCGTGCAGCAGGCCGGGACGCACCGTCGCCATGTCGGGGATCGTGCGCGACAGGATCGGCGCCACGACGGTGCCGCCGAACGCCGGCTTCATGGCGCGCACGTTGCCCTCGGGATCGAGCTCGAGGTCGATGGCGTCGCCGGTGAGCCCGAGCCCGAGCCGCGCCGCCACCCGCGGTGCGAGGTCGCGGCCGCGCACCGTCGAGCCGAGCAGCACGAGCCGCGGGCGGCGCGTGCGGATCGCGGTCGCGAGGATCTCGGCGTGTGCGTCGGTGGTGTACGGGTCGAGGGCCTCGTGGTCGGCGACCAAGATGCGATCGGCGCCCGCGGCGGCGAGCGCGGCGGCGTGGGCCGCGCCCGGGCCGATCACGACCGCCTCGACCGGAGCGCCGAGCGCCGTGGCGAGCAGCGCGGCCTTGGTGAGCAGCTCGAACGTGACCGGCCGCACCGCGACCGCATGGCTCTCTACCACGACCCACACCGGCGGCGCGTTGCCCGGCGTGCGCGCGGGCAACGGCTCGCGCGGCGGCGCGGGCGTGAGGGCGCCGAGCGCGTGCAGCCGCTCGCGCAGCCGCGCCGCCAGCTCGGCGACGTCGCCCCCCTCGAGGATATCGCCGGCGCGCGTCACCGCCACCTCTTCCAGCTGCGCCACCCACGTCGGTGAGCCCTCGGCGCCGACCTGGTTCGGCGCCAGCCCGAGGTCGGCGAGGCTGCGCCCGGCGATCGGCTTCTCGGCCGCGGCCTGGCGCTCCACCTTGTTGGGGAAGCGCTCCTCGGCGATGTCCTCGGCGACGGAGATCAGCACCGGCAGCGCGCCGGTGACGAGCTCGAAGCCGTCGTCGGTCTCGCGCTCGGCCTCGAAGGTGCGCGCGACCGGATCGAGCTCGAGGCGACGCACGACGGTGGCCTGCGCCCAGCCGAGCAGCTCCGCCGTCTCGGGCCCCACCTGACCGGTCTCGGCGTCGACGCTCGAGCGGCCGACCAGCACGAGATCGGGCGCCTCGGCGCGGATCGCCGCCGCGAGCGCGCGCGCCGTCGCCAGCGTGTCCGAGCCCGCGAGCGCCGGGTCGCCGACGTGGACGCCGCGGTCGGCGCCGAGCGCGAGGCAGTGCTCCAACGACTCCCGCGCCGCCGGCGGGCCCATCGTCAGCGCGACCACCTCGCCGCCGTGCTTCGCGCGCAGCGCGACCGCCGCGACGAGCGCGCGTACGTCGAAGGCGCTCGCCTCGCCGCGGACGCCGTCGCGCACGAGCCGCTTCGTCTCCGGGTCGAAGCGGAGCTGGGACATGATCGGGACGTGCTTCACGCACACGACGACGCGCATCGCCCGTGGTTTCAGCACATCGCGCCGGGCGCGAAAAGGCGCGTCACTCGGTGAACGGCTCGCCGCGGCGGTAGCGTGCGAGCCGCGTCTCGACGACCTCGGCGACCTCGGGCTCGCCGGCGTCGCGCGCGGCGGCGAGCGCCGCCTCGGCGGTTCGGATCGCTTCGGGGAACCGCCCGGCCGCGGCGTAGGCGGCGGCGAGCGTGTCGAGCGCGTCGGCCGTGGGCGTCTCCCGGGCGAGCCCCTCGGCGAGCTGGACGGCCTCGTCGGGGCGGCGGACGGCGGCATCGGCGCTGGTGGCGAGCACCCAGGCGAGACGGTTCGTCGCCGGCGGCCAGCCGGGCCGCAGCCGCAGCGCCGCCCGCAGCTGCGCGACGCCGCGGGGCGCCTCGCCCTGCGCCAGCAGCACGAGCGCCAGGTTGAAGCGCGCCGACGGCGCTTCGGGGTCGAGCTCGACGGCGCGGGCGAGGTGCGGCGCCGCCTCGGCGAAGCGTTGCTGCCCCGCCAGCTCGGTGCCGAGCGCCACCTCGGCACCCGCGTTTCCCGGCCGCGTCGTGAGCGCGGCCTCCCAGCTCGCGATCGCCAGCTCGGACTCGCCCGCCTGCGACGCGAGCTGCGCCAGCAGGAGATGCGCGTCGGCATACTCCGGCCAGATGCGCACCGCCTCGCGCAGATGCGGCATCGCCTCGAGCGGCCGGCCGTCGGCGACCAGCGCCTCGGCCATGCCGTAGTATGCGTGGTAGTTGTCGCTGGTGACGGCGAGCGTGCGCGCGAGGATCGTCTCGCTGCGCTGCCAGTACGCCGCCTGGCGCGCCGTCAGGACGGCCCAGGCGACGACGACCACGCCGCCCGCGACCGCGAGCGCCGGCCGCGCCCGCCCCAGCTCCGCGGCGCCGAACGCCACCAGGATCGCGAGCCCGAAGAACGGCAGATAGGTGTAGCGGTCGGCCATCGCCTGCTCGCCGACCTGGACGATGCCGATCACCGGCACGAGCGTGCCGACGAACCACAGCCAGCCGACGAGCAGCCAGGGGCGC
It contains:
- a CDS encoding 2OG-Fe(II) oxygenase, whose translation is MSAADAVARRVARIDPAALARDLAVQGWALTPPLLAAAECDALVRTWNDDARFRRTVDMARFRFGEGTYRYFAAPLPPLVAALRAGLYPLLARACGDADLPPTLDRFLARCAAAGQRRPTPLLLRYAAGGYNCLHQDRYGEVAFPLQATILLSRPGADFSGGEFLLVEQRPRAQSIARVVPLGRGQAVVFPNQHRPVQGTRGTYRVSVRHGVGEVRSGVRFALGVIFHDAA
- a CDS encoding FAD-dependent oxidoreductase, producing MPAARASTRWRRRSRRTPASTSRSASAASSSWRARRSKRRRCARWRRARPPPASRPSGSIAAALRAAEPRVTPAALGAARFAGDATVHSGRLVAALAAAAWKRGAVLVPGGEVHAAVRAGDRVARVRITDTWVAPGTVVLAAGAWTPRIAGLAPDVGVVPVPGQMLALAMPPAALRHVVMHADGCLTPQPPDEAWCGGTVEPQGFARAVTATGVATLLADLARIVPEAAGWPIRRLWAGIRPCAPAGGPLVGREPSLENLIVASGHYRNGILLAPIAAETVAALVAGTPPPPEAIPFLPA
- a CDS encoding zf-TFIIB domain-containing protein; the encoded protein is MDDSKDRLGKKLQEREKAAEDSWIAEQEKAKLEKLRREQAASSHPAICPKCAAPLRWVRHHGVCVDECPNGHGVWIATEEIETLAQRERDGWVGRYFFQPKLVTD
- a CDS encoding sigma-70 family RNA polymerase sigma factor, with the translated sequence MQRIAGGDAGAFAALAERYTPRLHVVARRLLPTAADAEDAVQLALVRCWTAAGSYRPEWAVSTWLYRILANVCIDELRRAARTARTAAALPAGGVAAAADAGALDVDRALARVPREARVLLALRYVDGLSHAELARVRGISVNTVKSQLARGKRILHAALGEEDRHASVRRRG
- a CDS encoding TetR/AcrR family transcriptional regulator — encoded protein: MDAREKILETAKRLFSSQGYANTSLSQVAKEAEVSKALIFWHFENKETLFRTAVQRTLEPYFINVVDELEGLSEVDQIKRLIDEYYAFVSRNLYSVKFFLSLILRDEKHPDDLVGHMSELQRVYVNLMADIIESGRQKGVFRAGVTPQLDAGLVMSALHGILVQGFLRNEPPEHSAELLAHLKATLVDTLRR
- a CDS encoding FAD-binding protein; the protein is MRVVVCVKHVPIMSQLRFDPETKRLVRDGVRGEASAFDVRALVAAVALRAKHGGEVVALTMGPPAARESLEHCLALGADRGVHVGDPALAGSDTLATARALAAAIRAEAPDLVLVGRSSVDAETGQVGPETAELLGWAQATVVRRLELDPVARTFEAERETDDGFELVTGALPVLISVAEDIAEERFPNKVERQAAAEKPIAGRSLADLGLAPNQVGAEGSPTWVAQLEEVAVTRAGDILEGGDVAELAARLRERLHALGALTPAPPREPLPARTPGNAPPVWVVVESHAVAVRPVTFELLTKAALLATALGAPVEAVVIGPGAAHAAALAAAGADRILVADHEALDPYTTDAHAEILATAIRTRRPRLVLLGSTVRGRDLAPRVAARLGLGLTGDAIDLELDPEGNVRAMKPAFGGTVVAPILSRTIPDMATVRPGLLHAAGPDPSRRAEIVRLDAGTPASRVRVAASTPLPAGTDADLDEAPIVLGVGKGVGGPTALPAICALAARIGGAVAATREVTDAGWLPRQLQIGLTGRAVAPRLYVGLGVGGTLEHMVGLRRAGTIVGVNKSPKAPIRKAADVTVVADVLELLPHLESALRP
- a CDS encoding tetratricopeptide repeat protein, with translation MHRPEPAIVAVLVVATAAVYAQTAGFQFVNYDDPLYVTGNPIVRRGLTADGVAWALTTGAAQNWHPVTWLSHMLDVTLFGVRPGAHHLVNVAWHVANTVLCFAVFRALTGAVWPSAFVAAVLALHPAHVESVAWISERKDVVSTFCFLLVVGAYARWVRKRSIASYLVVALALAVGLMAKPMLVTAPCVLLLLDVWPLRRVALDGDGLRRLPGLVWEKLPLLALAAASAVMTFLAQRAGGAVAEVSLLPMATRLANATVAYARYLATFVWPADLGLIYPLVIPVPVAQVVGAAALLAAITGLVVWQARRRPWLLVGWLWFVGTLVPVIGIVQVGEQAMADRYTYLPFFGLAILVAFGAAELGRARPALAVAGGVVVVAWAVLTARQAAYWQRSETILARTLAVTSDNYHAYYGMAEALVADGRPLEAMPHLREAVRIWPEYADAHLLLAQLASQAGESELAIASWEAALTTRPGNAGAEVALGTELAGQQRFAEAAPHLARAVELDPEAPSARFNLALVLLAQGEAPRGVAQLRAALRLRPGWPPATNRLAWVLATSADAAVRRPDEAVQLAEGLARETPTADALDTLAAAYAAAGRFPEAIRTAEAALAAARDAGEPEVAEVVETRLARYRRGEPFTE
- a CDS encoding riboflavin synthase, which produces MFTGIIQSTGRIERIAKQGTGLRLTLRPDRAMPRLALGESVAVSGACLTVTSGTGRRFTVDVSPETLRRTTLGTAIRGRRVNLERALRLGDRMGGHVVQGHVDAVGRVDAITPDGDWVLYRFKAPRGVAPYLVEKGSIAIDGVSLTVFACQGGTFTVALIPHTLKATTLIDRVPGDAVNLEADILLKQIAAMLKSRLLPGTRAPVQAAPARARARSRRTPARRSAR
- a CDS encoding methylated-DNA--[protein]-cysteine S-methyltransferase: MHPSDAVDDLLRAHFAPTTPPPDLARRALARLRDERAAVDRLLGEVAVTASAAGVTAVQPGVQVTPVDRAARRHVERARDELAAYLAGTRSWFSVPVDLSAVAPFQRRVLDAAAAIPFGETRPYAWIAACAGAPRAVRAVGTALGRNPVPLLVPCHRVLRSDGGLGGYSLGAGPSLKAALLALERRTPALEGCTTTRIVCRVGCPDLARVRGDRRVTFASVADAGEVGYRPCRACRPSDA
- a CDS encoding ABC1 kinase family protein, which produces MISGRPRRFAAQAALVARVYAGYKGVQLRYRLGVGEPDEALHRHHQWSAEAAYDLAIRLQGLPIKVCQFLGSRADILPDQFVTVLSRLQDRVPPRPLARLRPHLEAALGRSVDTAFARFDERPLASASLAQVHRARLHDGREVAVKIQYPEIADVVRDDIGNFALLVGLLARLEPRFDFRVLVDEVTKLVPLELDFLHEAENAERMAACLAGRDDVMVPRVVRELSSRRVLVTEFAAGVRCTDLAALERMGVDPRDVARRLSELFAEMILTHGFFHGDPHPGNILVQPGPRLVLLDFGLAKSLPPDFREGILRLTFAIVSGDAAAIAAAFRGLGFRTRDESDESLAVLGEAFLGFALRNGRAYADAEIVAKFNDEVPDALKRNPLVQIPGDILLVGRVMGILSGVGKQLGSEVDPASVLLPHLAGIPPAGSA